The following proteins come from a genomic window of Rutidosis leptorrhynchoides isolate AG116_Rl617_1_P2 chromosome 10, CSIRO_AGI_Rlap_v1, whole genome shotgun sequence:
- the LOC139869969 gene encoding beta-arabinofuranosyltransferase RAY1 isoform X2, producing the protein MVNFHLKALKSGLWLIWLCGFALILISFYATTQIMPPSIKEQIKNLTGSEGPSITIFAAARPFSGSIGKRQSLAIRSWLGLSQDIRVVLFSQDPSVFSFAGSFGLDSRVTAEPNIDFTFLGTPFFHSMVARAQISSSNISVLMDSETILLPDFISTLSYVNKLDHDWLLVASSRNISAFPCLLDVCGKHWLGDNGERIKLEKDYLSHGLRERCDDKKMIMAWNNGDVPLHNGVLPPFLYGKGFHTRWVINEALSSNFRFVFDASWTISGFFIHNLDDDDDDDNDATIWENVGNSHLGALYGSLIFHEGGYSDLIKLFKCNGRYHFASTTNNIVYPFGLSKHRKLTSCFDKIKTLDGNVTCSKENRVMSSEPLALPFSLELLLSKMADQNKTIVLAVAGYSYKDMLMSWVCRLHVLHVLNFVVYALDDEIYDFCVLQGLPVYRDRLAPSNISYNDCHFGTNCFQRVTKVKSRVVLEILKLGYNVLMSDVDVYWFKNPLPLLTVFGPAVFVAQSDEYKITGPINLPRRLNSGFYYAHSDGATIAALQKVVKHASLSNLSEQPSFYDTLCGLNGSNRLGDDMCLEPETNLTVRFLDRNLFPNGAYRDLWDSTNVSSKCIELGCFVLHNNWISGRQKKLERQVASGLWEYDMSTRMCLLSWQRSKQITDY; encoded by the exons ATGGTCAATTTTCATTTAAAGGCACTAAAAAGTGGATTGTGGTTAATTTGGCTATGTGGGTTTGCCTTGATTTTAATCTCTTTTTATGCGACTACTCAAATAATGCCACCTTCCATAAAAGAGCAAATCAAGAATCTTACTGGTTCAGAGGGACCCAGTATTACAATATTTGCAGCTGCTAGACCTTTTAGTGGTTCAATTGGCAAGAGACAGTCATTAGCTATTAGATCATGGCTTGGTTTATCACAAGACATTAGGGTTGTTCTTTTTAGCCAAGACCCTTCTGTTTTTTCTTTTGCAGGTTCTTTTGGGCTTGATTCTAGGGTTACTGCTGAACCCAACATTGATTTCAC TTTTTTAGGTACCCCATTCTTTCATTCAATGGTAGCAAGAGCACAAATTTCAAGTTCCAATATATCTGTTCTGATGGATTCGGAAACCATTCTTTTGCCGGACTTCATTTCAACACTAAGTTATGTAAATAAACTTGACCATGATTGGCTCCTCGTTGCTTCATCAAGAAACATCTCAGCTTTCCCATGTCTATTGGATGTCTGTGGAAAACATTGGCTAGGGGACAATGGTGAAAGGATCAAACTTGAAAAG GACTATCTTTCTCATGGGTTACGGGAACGTTGTGATGACAAAAAGATGATTATGGCATGGAATAATGGCGATGTTCCTTTGCATAACGGTGTTCTTCCCCCGTTTTTGTATGGAAAAGGTTTCCACACCCGTTGGGTCATAAACGAGGCTTTGTCTTCCAACTTTAGGTTCGTATTTGATGCAAGTTGGACCATCTCAGGTTTCTTTATACataatcttgatgatgatgatgatgatgataatgatgcaaCAATTTGGGAAAACGTAGGAAATTCCCATTTGGGAGCATTATATGGATCATTAATCTTTCATGAAGGTGGTTACTCTGATTTGATCAAGCTATTTAAGTGTAACGGACGCTATCATTTTGCTAGTACTACAAACAACATTGTTTATCCATTTGGATTGAGTAAACATAGGAAACTTACGAGTTGTTTTGATAAAATAAAAACTCTTGACGGAAACGTAACCTGCTCGAAAGAGAACCGAGTGATGTCATCGGAGCCGTTAGCCCTTCCATTCTCTTTAGAGCTTCTGTTATCGAAAATGGCTGACCAGAATAAGACGATTGTGTTAGCAGTTGCAGGATATAGTTATAAAGATATGTTAATGAGTTGGGTATGTAGGCTGCATGTTCTTCATGTCTTAAACTTTGTTGTTTATGCTCTCGATGATGAAATATACGACTTCTGCGTCTTGCAG GGATTGCCGGTTTATAGGGATCGATTAGCTCCGAGCAACATCAGCTACAATGATTGCCATTTTGGAACTAATTGCTTTCAAAGGGTAACCAAAGTCAAATCAAGGGTAGTTTTGGAAATTCTGAAACTTGGTTATAATGTACTAATGAGCGACGTTGATGTTTATTGGTTTAAGAATCCGTTGCCATTGCTTACCGTTTTTGGTCCTGCAGTATTTGTAGCTCAATCAGATGAGTACAAAATCACAG GTCCAATAAATTTGCCTCGTCGCCTAAACTCGGGCTTCTACTATGCTCACTCCGATGGCGCAACGATTGCTGCTTTACAAAAGGTAGTAAAGCATGCGTCTTTATCAAATCTTTCAGAACAACCAAGTTTTTACGATACTTTGTGTGGGTTAAACGGATCAAATCGCTTAGGTGATGACATGTGTCTCGAACCCGAAACAAATCTGACCGTCCGTTTCTTGGATCGAAATCTCTTTCCAAATGGGGCTTACCGAGACCTGTGGGACTCTACTAATGTGTCATCAAAGTGTATTGAATTAGGTTGTTTTGTACTTCACAATAATTGGATTAGTGGGAGACAAAAGAAACTAGAACGCCAGGTGGCGTCGGGTCTTTGGGAGTATGATATGAGCACAAGGATGTGTTTGCTGAGCTGGCAAAGATCAAAACAGATAACCGATTATTAA
- the LOC139869970 gene encoding inorganic phosphate transporter 2-1, chloroplastic, with protein sequence MTTSAYCFSSSKNAITHSNFPFLNSNLHLPKQRNHIAFTQEPKKDLILSIPNSYFSFSNSKNYHKFTPLFASLSESSSENQENVDEDGELPGMAQAFHISSNTASAISICIAVAALSLPIVMKSLAQGMGLKIKLLSYATLLFGFYMAWNIGANDVANAMGTSVGSGALSLRQAVLTAAVLEFSGALLMGRHVTSTMQKGILVANVFQGKDTLLFAGLLSSLAAAGTWLQVASYYGWPVSTTHCIVGSMVGFGLVYGGPGAVFWSSLARVTSSWVISPLMGAAVSFLVYKCIRRFVYSAPNPGQAAAAAAPVAVFVGVTAITFAAFPVSNIVPIAVAQALGCGTVGAFIVNNIIRKQLGHLLDKSKSTPHEPHEDSTPKSIGFLSDIAGPTGTQLEIVYGVFGYMQILSACFMSFAHGGNDVSNAIGPLAAALSILQGGATGGEIVIPLDVLAWGGFGIVAGLMMWGYRVIATIGKKITELTPTRGFAAEFAAASVVLFASKLGLPISATHTLVGAVMGVGFARGLNSVRAETVREIVTSWVVTIPAGALFAVIYTWLFTKFLPNIF encoded by the exons ATGACTACCTCAGCTTACTGTTTTTCTTCCAGTAAGAATGCAATCACACATTCGAATTTTCCCTTTCTTAATTCCAATCTTCATCTACCAAAACAAAGAAATCATATTGCTTTCACTCAAGAACCCAAAAAAGATTTGATCTTGAGCATACCCAATTCATATTTTTCATTTTCAAACTCAAAAAACTACCATAAGTTCACTCCCCTTTTTGCATCTTTATCCGAATCGTCGAGTGAAAATCAAGAAAATGTTGACGAAGATGGTGAATTGCCTGGTATGGCTCAGGCTTTTCACATATCTTCAAATACAGCTTCTGCTATTTCTATTTGCATTGCAGTAGCAGCTTTAAGTTTACCAATTGTTATGAAATCTTTAGCTCAAGGAATGGGTTTAAAGATCAAGTTGTTATCATACGCAACCCTTTTATTCGGGTTTTATATGGCTTGGAACATTGGTGCGAACGATGTGGCAAATGCCATGGGGACATCAGTGGGGTCCGGGGCTTTGTCACTTAGGCAGGCCGTTCTGACGGCTGCCGTGTTAGAGTTTTCGGGTGCATTGCTAATGGGAAGGCATGTTACTAGCACAATGCAAAAAGGGATTCTCGTCGCTAATGTTTTTCAAGGAAAAGATACTTTGCTTTTTGCGGGTTTGTTATCATCATTAGCAGCTGCAGGAACCTGGTTACAG GTTGCATCATACTATGGGTGGCCCGTCTCGACTACACATTGTATTGTAGGATCCATGGTTGGGTTTGGCCTGGTGTATGGAGGACCTGGTGCAGTATTCTGGAGCTCATTAGCAAGGGTGACATCATCTTGGGTTATATCACCACTTATGGGTGCAGCAGTTTCCTTCCTAGTATACAAATGCATCCGCAGG TTTGTTTACAGTGCACCAAACCCCGGACAAGCAGCGGCCGCTGCCGCACCGGTTGCTGTTTTTGTGGGTGTAACCGCAATAACTTTTGCAGCTTTTCCTGTAAGCAACATAGTCCCTATAGCTGTAGCCCAGGCTTTAGGGTGCGGTACAGTGGGTGCGTTTATAGTCAACAATATCATCCGTAAACAGCTCGGTCACCTTCTAGACAAGTCAAAGTCAACTCCGCACGAGCCACACGAAGACTCAACTCCAAAAAGCATCGGGTTTCTATCCGATATCGCAGGCCCCACTGGCACCCAACTGGAAATAGTCTACGGTGTTTTCGGGTACATGCAGATATTATCTGCCTGCTTCATGTCATTTGCCCATGGCGGAAACGATGTTTCTAATGCAATCGGACCATTAGCTGCGGCTCTATCTATATTACAAGGTGGGGCCACCGGGGGCGAAATCGTCATTCCACTTGACGTTCTTGCTTGGGGCGGATTTGGGATTGTTGCAGGGCTAATGATGTGGGGGTACAGAGTGATTGCTACAATTGGTAAAAAGATTACAGAGTTGACTCCTACAAGAGGATTTGCAGCTGAATTTGCAGCTGCTTCAGTTGTACTATTTGCATCAAAACTTGGACTTCCTATATCGGCTACACATACACTCGTGGGTGCGGTTATGGGTGTTGGGTTTGCTAGAGGACTTAATAGTGTGAGAGCCGAAACGGTTAGAGAAATTGTTACTTCGTGGGTTGTGACCATTCCAGCTGGTGCACTGTTTGCAGTGATCTACACATGGCTTTTTACAAAGTTCTTGCCTAATATTTTTTGA
- the LOC139869969 gene encoding beta-arabinofuranosyltransferase RAY1 isoform X1, producing the protein MVNFHLKALKSGLWLIWLCGFALILISFYATTQIMPPSIKEQIKNLTGSEGPSITIFAAARPFSGSIGKRQSLAIRSWLGLSQDIRVVLFSQDPSVFSFAGSFGLDSRVTAEPNIDFTFLGTPFFHSMVARAQISSSNISVLMDSETILLPDFISTLSYVNKLDHDWLLVASSRNISAFPCLLDVCGKHWLGDNGERIKLEKLQDYLSHGLRERCDDKKMIMAWNNGDVPLHNGVLPPFLYGKGFHTRWVINEALSSNFRFVFDASWTISGFFIHNLDDDDDDDNDATIWENVGNSHLGALYGSLIFHEGGYSDLIKLFKCNGRYHFASTTNNIVYPFGLSKHRKLTSCFDKIKTLDGNVTCSKENRVMSSEPLALPFSLELLLSKMADQNKTIVLAVAGYSYKDMLMSWVCRLHVLHVLNFVVYALDDEIYDFCVLQGLPVYRDRLAPSNISYNDCHFGTNCFQRVTKVKSRVVLEILKLGYNVLMSDVDVYWFKNPLPLLTVFGPAVFVAQSDEYKITGPINLPRRLNSGFYYAHSDGATIAALQKVVKHASLSNLSEQPSFYDTLCGLNGSNRLGDDMCLEPETNLTVRFLDRNLFPNGAYRDLWDSTNVSSKCIELGCFVLHNNWISGRQKKLERQVASGLWEYDMSTRMCLLSWQRSKQITDY; encoded by the exons ATGGTCAATTTTCATTTAAAGGCACTAAAAAGTGGATTGTGGTTAATTTGGCTATGTGGGTTTGCCTTGATTTTAATCTCTTTTTATGCGACTACTCAAATAATGCCACCTTCCATAAAAGAGCAAATCAAGAATCTTACTGGTTCAGAGGGACCCAGTATTACAATATTTGCAGCTGCTAGACCTTTTAGTGGTTCAATTGGCAAGAGACAGTCATTAGCTATTAGATCATGGCTTGGTTTATCACAAGACATTAGGGTTGTTCTTTTTAGCCAAGACCCTTCTGTTTTTTCTTTTGCAGGTTCTTTTGGGCTTGATTCTAGGGTTACTGCTGAACCCAACATTGATTTCAC TTTTTTAGGTACCCCATTCTTTCATTCAATGGTAGCAAGAGCACAAATTTCAAGTTCCAATATATCTGTTCTGATGGATTCGGAAACCATTCTTTTGCCGGACTTCATTTCAACACTAAGTTATGTAAATAAACTTGACCATGATTGGCTCCTCGTTGCTTCATCAAGAAACATCTCAGCTTTCCCATGTCTATTGGATGTCTGTGGAAAACATTGGCTAGGGGACAATGGTGAAAGGATCAAACTTGAAAAG TTGCAGGACTATCTTTCTCATGGGTTACGGGAACGTTGTGATGACAAAAAGATGATTATGGCATGGAATAATGGCGATGTTCCTTTGCATAACGGTGTTCTTCCCCCGTTTTTGTATGGAAAAGGTTTCCACACCCGTTGGGTCATAAACGAGGCTTTGTCTTCCAACTTTAGGTTCGTATTTGATGCAAGTTGGACCATCTCAGGTTTCTTTATACataatcttgatgatgatgatgatgatgataatgatgcaaCAATTTGGGAAAACGTAGGAAATTCCCATTTGGGAGCATTATATGGATCATTAATCTTTCATGAAGGTGGTTACTCTGATTTGATCAAGCTATTTAAGTGTAACGGACGCTATCATTTTGCTAGTACTACAAACAACATTGTTTATCCATTTGGATTGAGTAAACATAGGAAACTTACGAGTTGTTTTGATAAAATAAAAACTCTTGACGGAAACGTAACCTGCTCGAAAGAGAACCGAGTGATGTCATCGGAGCCGTTAGCCCTTCCATTCTCTTTAGAGCTTCTGTTATCGAAAATGGCTGACCAGAATAAGACGATTGTGTTAGCAGTTGCAGGATATAGTTATAAAGATATGTTAATGAGTTGGGTATGTAGGCTGCATGTTCTTCATGTCTTAAACTTTGTTGTTTATGCTCTCGATGATGAAATATACGACTTCTGCGTCTTGCAG GGATTGCCGGTTTATAGGGATCGATTAGCTCCGAGCAACATCAGCTACAATGATTGCCATTTTGGAACTAATTGCTTTCAAAGGGTAACCAAAGTCAAATCAAGGGTAGTTTTGGAAATTCTGAAACTTGGTTATAATGTACTAATGAGCGACGTTGATGTTTATTGGTTTAAGAATCCGTTGCCATTGCTTACCGTTTTTGGTCCTGCAGTATTTGTAGCTCAATCAGATGAGTACAAAATCACAG GTCCAATAAATTTGCCTCGTCGCCTAAACTCGGGCTTCTACTATGCTCACTCCGATGGCGCAACGATTGCTGCTTTACAAAAGGTAGTAAAGCATGCGTCTTTATCAAATCTTTCAGAACAACCAAGTTTTTACGATACTTTGTGTGGGTTAAACGGATCAAATCGCTTAGGTGATGACATGTGTCTCGAACCCGAAACAAATCTGACCGTCCGTTTCTTGGATCGAAATCTCTTTCCAAATGGGGCTTACCGAGACCTGTGGGACTCTACTAATGTGTCATCAAAGTGTATTGAATTAGGTTGTTTTGTACTTCACAATAATTGGATTAGTGGGAGACAAAAGAAACTAGAACGCCAGGTGGCGTCGGGTCTTTGGGAGTATGATATGAGCACAAGGATGTGTTTGCTGAGCTGGCAAAGATCAAAACAGATAACCGATTATTAA
- the LOC139869969 gene encoding beta-arabinofuranosyltransferase RAY1 isoform X3, translated as MVARAQISSSNISVLMDSETILLPDFISTLSYVNKLDHDWLLVASSRNISAFPCLLDVCGKHWLGDNGERIKLEKLQDYLSHGLRERCDDKKMIMAWNNGDVPLHNGVLPPFLYGKGFHTRWVINEALSSNFRFVFDASWTISGFFIHNLDDDDDDDNDATIWENVGNSHLGALYGSLIFHEGGYSDLIKLFKCNGRYHFASTTNNIVYPFGLSKHRKLTSCFDKIKTLDGNVTCSKENRVMSSEPLALPFSLELLLSKMADQNKTIVLAVAGYSYKDMLMSWVCRLHVLHVLNFVVYALDDEIYDFCVLQGLPVYRDRLAPSNISYNDCHFGTNCFQRVTKVKSRVVLEILKLGYNVLMSDVDVYWFKNPLPLLTVFGPAVFVAQSDEYKITGPINLPRRLNSGFYYAHSDGATIAALQKVVKHASLSNLSEQPSFYDTLCGLNGSNRLGDDMCLEPETNLTVRFLDRNLFPNGAYRDLWDSTNVSSKCIELGCFVLHNNWISGRQKKLERQVASGLWEYDMSTRMCLLSWQRSKQITDY; from the exons ATGGTAGCAAGAGCACAAATTTCAAGTTCCAATATATCTGTTCTGATGGATTCGGAAACCATTCTTTTGCCGGACTTCATTTCAACACTAAGTTATGTAAATAAACTTGACCATGATTGGCTCCTCGTTGCTTCATCAAGAAACATCTCAGCTTTCCCATGTCTATTGGATGTCTGTGGAAAACATTGGCTAGGGGACAATGGTGAAAGGATCAAACTTGAAAAG TTGCAGGACTATCTTTCTCATGGGTTACGGGAACGTTGTGATGACAAAAAGATGATTATGGCATGGAATAATGGCGATGTTCCTTTGCATAACGGTGTTCTTCCCCCGTTTTTGTATGGAAAAGGTTTCCACACCCGTTGGGTCATAAACGAGGCTTTGTCTTCCAACTTTAGGTTCGTATTTGATGCAAGTTGGACCATCTCAGGTTTCTTTATACataatcttgatgatgatgatgatgatgataatgatgcaaCAATTTGGGAAAACGTAGGAAATTCCCATTTGGGAGCATTATATGGATCATTAATCTTTCATGAAGGTGGTTACTCTGATTTGATCAAGCTATTTAAGTGTAACGGACGCTATCATTTTGCTAGTACTACAAACAACATTGTTTATCCATTTGGATTGAGTAAACATAGGAAACTTACGAGTTGTTTTGATAAAATAAAAACTCTTGACGGAAACGTAACCTGCTCGAAAGAGAACCGAGTGATGTCATCGGAGCCGTTAGCCCTTCCATTCTCTTTAGAGCTTCTGTTATCGAAAATGGCTGACCAGAATAAGACGATTGTGTTAGCAGTTGCAGGATATAGTTATAAAGATATGTTAATGAGTTGGGTATGTAGGCTGCATGTTCTTCATGTCTTAAACTTTGTTGTTTATGCTCTCGATGATGAAATATACGACTTCTGCGTCTTGCAG GGATTGCCGGTTTATAGGGATCGATTAGCTCCGAGCAACATCAGCTACAATGATTGCCATTTTGGAACTAATTGCTTTCAAAGGGTAACCAAAGTCAAATCAAGGGTAGTTTTGGAAATTCTGAAACTTGGTTATAATGTACTAATGAGCGACGTTGATGTTTATTGGTTTAAGAATCCGTTGCCATTGCTTACCGTTTTTGGTCCTGCAGTATTTGTAGCTCAATCAGATGAGTACAAAATCACAG GTCCAATAAATTTGCCTCGTCGCCTAAACTCGGGCTTCTACTATGCTCACTCCGATGGCGCAACGATTGCTGCTTTACAAAAGGTAGTAAAGCATGCGTCTTTATCAAATCTTTCAGAACAACCAAGTTTTTACGATACTTTGTGTGGGTTAAACGGATCAAATCGCTTAGGTGATGACATGTGTCTCGAACCCGAAACAAATCTGACCGTCCGTTTCTTGGATCGAAATCTCTTTCCAAATGGGGCTTACCGAGACCTGTGGGACTCTACTAATGTGTCATCAAAGTGTATTGAATTAGGTTGTTTTGTACTTCACAATAATTGGATTAGTGGGAGACAAAAGAAACTAGAACGCCAGGTGGCGTCGGGTCTTTGGGAGTATGATATGAGCACAAGGATGTGTTTGCTGAGCTGGCAAAGATCAAAACAGATAACCGATTATTAA